Proteins encoded within one genomic window of Anopheles gambiae chromosome 3, idAnoGambNW_F1_1, whole genome shotgun sequence:
- the LOC1277776 gene encoding 5'-AMP-activated protein kinase subunit beta-2, with amino-acid sequence MGNAGSNLPRERHKSGSNDPIPGSPMKDDQAFVFDRKPHIHGYPFATEEEVEPYGYSKSVPDPEFAREPRKRSSTMSEGTTPSEAPAGGAGGGGGGPDDDAQQEEEQSSTLPTVFKWDGGGKQVFISGTFSQWKVLPMVKSHADFVTIINIPEGDHQYKFLVDGEWKHDPKLKNVENDAGTTNNLVTVRQSDFEVFQALAKDSEDTGKDESKEWGQDIPTARPWGKESGPPVLPPHLLQVILNKDTPLSCEPTLLPEPNHVMLNHLYALSIKDGVMVLSATHRYRKKYVTTLLYKPI; translated from the exons ATGGGAAACGCAGGTAGCAATTTGCCAAGGGAGCGTCATAAATCCGGATCGAATGATCCCATCCCGGGCTCGCCGATGAAGGACGACCAGGCGTTCGTGTTTGACCGCAAGCCACACATCCACGGGTATCCGTTCGCgacggaggaggaggtggaacCGTACGGGTACTCCAAGTCCGTGCCCGATCCGGAGTTTGCCCGCGAGCCGCGGAAGCGTTCCAGCACCATGTCCGAGGGAACGACCCCATCCGAGGCGCCTGCAGGTGGAgcgggcggtggtggcggtggcccggatgatgatgcacagcaggaggaggagcagtCCAGTACGCTGCCGACCGTGTTCAAGTGGGACGGCGGTGGCAAGCAGGTGTTTATTAGCGGCACGTTCTCGCAGTGGAAGGTACTGCCGATGGTGAAATCGCACGCCGACTTTGTGACCATCATCAACATCCCGGAGGGGGACCATCAGTACAAGTTTCTGGTTGATGGCGAATGGAAGCACGATCCGAAGCTG AAAAATGTAGAAAATGACGCTGGCACCACGAACAACCTCGTCACCGTGCGTCAGTCCGACTTTGAAGTATTCCAAGCGCTGGCCAAGGACAGCGAGGACACGGGCAAGGACGAGTCGAAGGAATGGGGCCAGGACATACCGACGGCCAGACCGTGGGGCAAGGAATCGGGCCCGCCCGTACTGCCGCCCCATCTGCTGCAGGTCATTCTCAACAAGGACACTCCACTATCG TGCGAACCGACCCTGCTGCCCGAGCCGAACCACGTCATGCTGAATCACCTGTACGCCCTTTCGATCAAGGACGGTGTCATGGTGCTGAGCGCGACGCATCGCTACCGGAAGAAATACGTCACCACGCTGCTCTACAAACCGATCTAG